Proteins encoded in a region of the Zea mays cultivar B73 chromosome 4, Zm-B73-REFERENCE-NAM-5.0, whole genome shotgun sequence genome:
- the LOC109945452 gene encoding uncharacterized protein, which produces MPPNEAQTKKTQKRIHEQPLVQTPNRIRTFMSPPLYPYSPSAATPLAVADRHPSSSRVRRPPDFSDSCCGSRSRTRRLHQIQKTEVKKRSEPKQASFKNKVLDQQLLADSILEFVLIRSSLPIQRCPIRFHFVFLCAAAGEGEEEEATGLPSDVPRGHFAVYVGERRRRFVVPIALLDRTEFRSLLRRAEEEFGFTGAAGGGGLVLPCEDVAFRSLTFVLACTR; this is translated from the exons ATGCCGCCAAACGAAGCACAAACCAAAAAGACCCAGAAGCGGATCCACGAGCAGCCCCTGGTCCAAACGCCCAACCGGATTCGGACGTTCATGAGT CCGCCTCTCTACCCATACTCACCCTCGGCGGCGACGCCTCTGGCGGTGGCCGACCGCCATCCGAGTTCGAGTCGCGTCCGTCGACCTCCCGACTTCAGTGATTCTTGTTGTGGTAGCAGATCGAGGACGAGACGGCTCCACCAGATCCAGAAGACGGAAGTAAAGAAGAGAAGCGAACCAAAGCAAGCAAGCTTCAAGAACAAGGTACTGGATCAACAACTCCTAGCTGATTCGATTCTTGAGTTTGTTCTGATCCGATCTTCCCTTCCTATTCAGCGCTGCCCTATTCGATTCCATTTCGTGTTCCTCTGTGCTGCTgcaggggagggggaggaggaggaggccacGGGGCTGCCGTCCGACGTGCCGCGCGGCCACTTCGCGGTGTACGTGGGCGAGCGGCGGCGCCGGTTCGTGGTGCCCATCGCGCTGCTGGACCGCACCGAGTTCCGGTCCCTGCTGCGGCGCGCCGAGGAGGAGTTCGGGTTCACGGgcgccgccggcggcggcggcctcgTCCTCCCCTGCGAGGATGTCGCCTTCCGCTCCCTCACCTTCGTGCTCGCCTGCACCCGGTGA